The Dromaius novaehollandiae isolate bDroNov1 unplaced genomic scaffold, bDroNov1.hap1 HAP1_SCAFFOLD_154, whole genome shotgun sequence genome includes a window with the following:
- the LOC135327122 gene encoding serine/threonine-protein kinase N1-like — MASDALQGSAGLPEGPGDDATAATAAEDPEDPEAMEEAAAAAERERLRRELRRELALAEGAERLRRVTRHPRSLAAAEGLLRASRRSLQHLQQRLQRLDARLGPTPGPEAPEAPGSPGRAAAQRSRVAGLERQLHIELKVKQGAENMLHTYASAPGK, encoded by the exons aTGGCCAGCGACGCGCTGCAG GGTAGCGCGGGGCTCCCCGAGGGCCCGGGGGACGatgccaccgccgccaccgccgccgagGACCCCGAGGACCCCGAGGCCatggaggaggcggcggcggcggcggagcgggagcGGCTGCGGCGGGAGCTGCGGCGGGAGCTGGCGCTGGCCGAGGGGGCCGAGCGGCTGCGGCGCGTCACCCGCCACCCCCGGAGCCTGGCCGCCGCCGAGGGGCTGCTGCGGGCCTCCCGCCGCAgcctgcagcacctgcagcaacGCCTGCAGCGCCTCGACGCCCGCCTGGGTCCCACCCCCGGCCCCG aggcACCCGAGGCgccgggcagcccgggccgggcagcCGCCCAGCGCAGCCGCGTCGCCGGCCTCGAGCGGCAGCTGCACATCGAGCTCAAGGTGAAGCAGGGCGCCGAGAACATGCTGCACACCTACGCCAGCGCCCCCGGCAAg